AAGCGGTAAACGAGAACACAAATTTTCAAATTGCATCAAATAGTAAAGCATTTACAACTGCGGCACTTTCTATTCTTGAAGACGAAGGAAAATTGAAATGGACGGATAAAGTAAAAGATCATATTCCTGAGTTTAAAATGTATAACGATTATGTAACTGAGAATTTCAATATTCAGGATTTGTTAACGCATCGCAGCGGACTTGGTTTAGGCGTTGGTGATTTGATGTTTTTTCCTGATGGATCAAACTTTACGATTAAAGATGTCCTGAATAGTTTTCAATATTTTAAACCGGTTTCTGCTTTTAGAACGCAATATGATTATGATAATTTGCTTTATATTGTTGCAGGCGAATTGATTGCGAGAACAAGCGGAATGAGTTATGAAGCATTTGTACAAAAGAGAATTATAGAGCCTTTGCAAATGAATAATAGTTTTGCTGCAAGCAATTTAATCAAAGACAAAAGCAATTTGGCTGTAGCACATTCATCAGAATCCGGAACTATAAAAACAATTGACAGTTTTGGAATTCAAATGAATGGCGCAGCAGGCGGAATAATTTCGAATGTTGCAGATATGGCAAAATGGATGACGGTTGCTATGAATAAAGGACAATATGGACCTGATTTGAAAACTACATTATTTTCTGAGAAAAACCATAACGAAATGTGGCGCATTCATACTGTTGAAGAAGCAGATCAAAATCCCAGATATAATTCTCATTTTAGAGGTTATGGTTTAGGTTGGGAATTAGCAGATGTAAAAGGAAACTTAGAAGTATCTCACACGGGAGGTTTGCCTGGAATGTTGTCGATTGTAAAAATGTATCCTGATCAGAATCTAGGTATCGTAATTTTGACAAATACTCAAAATGGCGGCGCTGGACTTTTTATTGCGGTTTCAAATGCTATTTCGGACAGTTATTTAGGATTGGATGATTTTGGATGGACAGATAAAATGGTCACTTGGATGAGTCAGGATGAAGCTGGTGGAGACGATGTAACTAAAAAAGTATGGGAAAAAGCAGCGTCTTCAAAGAATGTAAAAATCAAAAATGAAGATTTTATAGGTGTTTACGCAGACAAATGGTTTGGAGAAATTGAAGTTTTCGAAAAGAATAAACAATTATGGTTTAAATCATATCGTTCGCCTAAATTAAATGGCCCAATGGCTTTTTATAACGCTAATACATTTGCTATAAAATGGGAATATCGAGCAATGAATTGTGATGCATTTGCTATGTTTTCACTTGATGAAACTGGCAAAGCACAAGCTATTAAAATGAAAGGTATTTCTCCAAATATTGATTTTAGTTTTGACTTTCAGGATTTGGACTTAAAAAGAGTTCAGAAATAAAGAGATTTCGCATAGATTCAGGATCAGTATTTTTAAGGTATTAAGCTATGACAGCAAAAGATTTATTATACAAAATATTAGACTATAATTATTTGTGGTCTTCACCGGAAAGAAGAAATTCTAAACCTGCAAAAATTAGACTTTCGCAAATCGAAACACTTTTGGAAGCTTTTGAATTGACAAAAAAATATGTCAATCCGTTAGTGCAAATAAAATACTCGTTTACCGGTAATACCGAAAAACTTACCAGAGCGCAGCATCTAAATAAGTTAACAAATCTTGAATATGTCTTATCAGGAGAATTTCTTCATGACAGAGAAAAAGATGCAAATAATGAATTATCAGATAAAATAATAACACAAATAACGGCTTTGTATTCTGATCCTGACCTTCTTGATCATATCAGGCACAGAACGGTTGATATTGGTTGGCTTTTTAGTGATTTGATGAATTTTAGAGAAGAAATTTATAAAGTAACGCTTCCGGAAAACGGAATGTCAGAAGGCTTTTCAAGCGGATTGCATTATAGTTTTTATCTAAAAAGACAACTGAAAGATATAATAAAAGCAAATCTTTCAGACATTGACGAAACGCTTTGGGAAATCCTGGATCCTTATAAAAGAGAAGTTAGCAAAGAAGAAATCAATTATCAGGATGTAAACTTAGATGTTATTGATCATGAATGGATAATCGATAATTATTAAAATTTTCGGCATAAATAAAAACTTTAATTTTTTTCGGATAATCTTTTTTATATTAGCCGAAAATACCAGTATTATTTATACTTAAAGACAATCTGAATTGAAGCTATTGGAGTCAATTTTATTGTTAGTCTAAACATTTTGCATTATGCTGAATGAAACTACTGGACAAACAATAAATACCACAAAAATAGACTAAAAACATGCTTTTTAATTCCATAAACTTTGTTCTCTTTTTACCGTTTGTTTTTATATTATATTGGTTTATTGCAAAAGGAAATTTAAGGCTTCAGAATGTAATTTTACTTGTTTCCAGTTACTTTTTTTATGCTTGTTGGGATTGGAGATTTCTATTTCTTCTCGTTTTCTCGACATTATTAGATTATTACACAGGTATTAAAATGTGTGATGCGAAAACTGAGAAAGCTAAGAAGTTTTGGTTTTGGTTAAGTATTTCTGTTAATCTTGGTTTTCTTGGAGTTTTTAAATATTACAATTTTTTCATCGAATCTTTTTCAGAAATTTTAAGTGGCGTTGGATTAAAGTTTGATGTCTGGACCTTAAAAATTATACTTCCCGTAGGTATTTCGTTCTATACCTTTCACGGTTTATCTTATGTAATTGACATTTATAAAAACCGAATAAAAGCAGAGAAAAACTTTATCGATTATTCACTTTTTGTTAGCTTTTTCCCATTGTTAGTTGCGGGGCCAATCGAACGTGCGACGCACCTTTTGCCTCAAATTCAAAAAAAGAGAACTTTTGATTACGCAAATGCTGTAGATGGTTTGAGGCAGATTTTGTGGGGATTATTCAAGAAAATCGTCATTGCAGATCAATGTGCCGAATATGCAAATCAGATTTTTAATGGTTCTGAAGCTTATTCCGGGAGTGATCATGTTTTAGGCGCTATTTTCTTTACGTTTCAAATTTATGGTGATTTCTCCGGTTATTCTGATATTGCTTTAGGAACCGCGCGTTTGTTTGGAATCGAGTTATTGAGAAATTTTGCTTTTCCGTATTTTTCACGTGATATTGCCGAGTTTTGGAGACGTTGGCACATTTCGCTTTCTACTTGGTTTAGAGATTATCTCTATATTCCGCTTGGCGGAAGCAAAGGAAGCATGTTGATGAAAGTGCGAAACGTTTTAATTATTTTCATCGTAAGCGGATTATGGCATGGCGCAAATTGGACTTTTGTAGTTTGGGGATTACTGAATGCGCTATATATTATGCCTTCGATTGTATTAAATTCGAATAGAAATAATCTCGAAATTGTTGCAAAAGGAAAATATTTACCAAGTTTGAAGGATGTATTCGCTATCGCAATTACATTTGGTTTAACCGTTTTTGCATGGATTTTCTTCAGAGCCGAAAGTTTAAGTCGTGCAATACAATATATTTCTCAAATATTTTCAAAATCCTTATTCTCAGTTCCTACTGTAAGACCATCTTATTTGTTTGTTTTGCTTTTAATTTTTATACTTATCGAATGGTTTGGCAGAGAAAGAGAATATGCAATTGCTCGCCTTGGTTTAAAATGGAATCGAGGTTTTAGATATGCAATGTATTATGCCATTATTATCGCAGTATTTTGGTTTGGAGGAAAAGAATCTCAATTTATTTACTTCCAATTTTAAGCCATGAAAAAATTTATTTTCAAAACCCTATTGTTTACGGTTCCTTTTTTGGCTTTATACATTATTACGTCTTTGTTTTATTCTACAAAAGAAACTCCGGACTTATTGCGACTTGGTTATATACCAAATATTTATCAGGATTATAGAAAAGCTTTTGATTTTAGTAAAACTAAAAAGTATGAGTTATTGTCTAAATCGAAACACAGAAAATTCAAAATTCTTACCATTGGAGATTCCTTTTCTGAGCAAGGCGCTATAGGATATAAAAATGAATTGGCAAATGATTTTACAGTTCTTCATGTTAACAGATTTATATCGAATAATCAAATTCAGACGTTAATGAATTTAGTAAATGGAGACTTTTTTGACACTTACAAAATCAAGTATGTTGTGCTTCAAAATGTGGAACGCTTTATTATAGATAATAGCGAAAACATTGATTCTAATAGTAAATTAACTATTAAAGATATCGATACTTTGGTTGCTAATTCTAAACCCAAAAAAGAGGTTTTTAAATATGATTTTTTCTCCAGCGCAACCCTGAAATTTCCTTTATCGTCTACTCTGTTTTTCTTTAAGGAGAATTATTTGTCCAATAAACAGGTTTATAATGTTCAGCTTAATAGTAAATCTTTGTTTAGTAATAATTCGGATAAATTGCTGTTTTTCTATCAGGATTTTACTCAAACCAATAAAAATAATTTGGTAGAAAATTCAGAAAAACTCAATGAAATTTTAAATACAATATCTGGAAAACTCAAACAAAAAAATATAAAACTAATCGTGTTGCCATCACCGGACAAATACGATATGTATTATGATTATATAGTTGATAAAAAGAGTTTTACAAAGCCTTTGTTCTTTGAAAACTTTAAGAAATTAAAAAAGGATTATAGCTATATTGATTCAAAGAAAATATTGTCTGAAAAATTAAAAACTCAAAAGGATATTTACTTTTTTGATGATACACATTGGTCTCCAATAGCATCAAAATTAATAGCAAACGAAATTAAAAATGTTATAAAAAAAGCTCCATAATCTAATGGAGCTTTTTTATGATTTTACGAATGATTATTCTTTTACTTTTTTCTTTAGTATTCTCTTTCCTATCACATAAAGAAAAACTAAAACTAAAAAGTGAATTAAATAAGATTTAGGTTCGCTGTTTCCGTTTACGACAGAAAAAATTCGATTCCATCTTATTTTGTTCAAGCCGCTTCCCTCCTTATTCCAGCTAAACCAAATAAAAACCGGTTTGCCCAATACGTGATCAAAAGGAACGTATCCCCAGAATCGCGCATCCAGAGAATTCTGACGGTTATCCCCCATCATCCAATAATAATCTTGTTTGAAAGTATAACTGTTGCTTACTTTTCCGTTGATTATAATTTCGTTGCCATTTACTTTTAAAGTGTTTTTTTCATATTCCTGTATAATTCGCTTATAAAACGGAAGTGTTTTTAAATCTAATTTGACAGTTGCTCCTTTTCTAGGAATATAAATTGGTCCAAAATTGTCAACATTCCAACCTAAAGAAGCCACGTGCGGAAAAACGTCTTCATTTTGTCCCTTTGGTGACAGATATTTCTTAACGCTTTTAACAACCGAATTGTTTGCAATTGCTTTTGCTTCGCTATCAGTTAGAGTTAGAAAATATTCTCCGTTACGGGTTTGAGCAAAATCTCCGTTTTCATATTTCATGCCTTCTTTTGCGCCATAATAATTTACCAGAACATCCTGATTTATGGGAACACCTTTTGTATCTACAATAAAATTAAACTGAGGTTTAGCGCTTTGAGGTAATATGCTTAATTTTCCGTTTATATAAATATCTCCGTTTCTAATTTCCAGAGAATCGCCAGGAATTCCGACACATCTCTTTACTAAATTTGTTTTTTTATCAATTGGTTTATAATAATTTCGATCCGGTTTAAAATTATCCATATCGCGCAACGTATCTGCTGGCTGATTGAAAACTACAATTTCGTTTCGTTGGATTGTTTCTATCGCCGGAAATCTAAAATAAGGCAACTGAAACTTGTTTAATATCGATGTTTCCTTTTTTGTCACATCATCATTAAACAAATAAGATTTTTTTCCTATAAAGGGAATTGTATCATGAACCATAGGCAATGCAACGGTAGTCATGGGAGTTCTTGCTCCGAAATGAATTTTGCTCACAAACAGATAATCACCAATTAATAATGTTTTTTCTAATGATGAAGACGGAATTGTAAATGGCTGTATCACATAAGTATGAACCAATGTTGCAACAATAATTGCAAATAAAAGGGAACTTATTGTGTCGCCGGTTTTTGTTCTGGGTGTTAGATCTCTATTCTCAATGTAAGTGAGATCTTTAGAAGTATAATTCAAAAAAGTAATATAAAATCCAAATGTTAGCAAAACTGCAGCAGTATCAAAACTTGAATTTTTTCCGAAACTTCTAATCGTTTCTACCCAAACTACAGGAATTACAATAAGATTGATAATTGGAATAAAAAGCAGAAAAACCCACCAGCGAGGCCGATTTATAATTTTCATCAAAACAATCAAATTATAAATTGGTATAAATGCTTCCAGAGGTTTTCTACCTGCTTTCGAGTAAAGTTTCCAAGTCGATAAACCATGAATAAATTGCATGATTAAAATAAAAACGAGCCATTCTGATATATTCATAGATTGAATTTTATTAGTTATTTGAATTATTTAAATCAGTCAAAATATACTGTCATATATATGTATGATTTTAACTAATATGTTACAGAATGGTTTGAAATATTTTAATTCTTATTCATAAGATCTTTAGCATTTGTTAAAAAACATTTATTCTAACAATGTGAGTTTTAAATTATTTAGAATAAAAATTTTCTTATATTCGTTATCAGTAAATTTAATTTTAGGATTCTAAATCGACTAAATCAAAGTCAATTAAACCTGTTATTCCGATTATTAAATGAACTAAAATCATCAATCAATCAATCAATCAAAAAATGAAAAAATTACTTCTTTTTGCGCTTGTAATAGCGTCACAGTCTTTTTATGCACAAACCAGTGTTGTTAAAAAACCAGAATATGTAATATTAGTTAACAACGAGATTTCGACTATGGCACAAGTCGAAAAATACGGCGCCGAAGGTTATGTCAAATCCATGAACAAAGGAGTTTCTGAAAAGGAAAGAGACGAATTAGCGAAAAAATTTGGGGATAAAATTGGAGACCGAGAGTTTATATTTAAAATTGAGCTTTATACCGAACAGGAAAAACTGGAGAATGACAAAAAAGCCAAAGTTCAGGCAATACAATTCAAAAAGATAGCTGAACCCAAAAACGAGTTTATTTTGAATGTAGAAGATAAAGCAAAAGATTTTACATTAAAATTAATAGACGGTAAAGAAGTTAAACTTTCTGATTTAAAGGGTAAAGTTGTTCTGGTAAATTTTTGGGCAACTTGGTGTGCGCCTTGTTTAATGGAATTGTATGATATTCCTGCAAAAATCATTACGCCTAATAAAGACAAAGATTTTGTGTTTCTGGCAATTTCAATAGGTGAAAAAGAAGCTGTAGTTCAGAAAAAAGTAGAAAAACTAAGAAAAGACGGTATTGATTTTAATTTTGGACTTGATCCAAATTCAAAAATATGGAATGAATATGCTAAAGGTTCAATTCCTAAAAGTTTTATAATAGACAAAGAAGGCGTTATAAAATTTGAATCAATGGGAAATACTCCGAATAATTTAGAAAACATGGCGGCAGAAATAGAAAAATTGCTGGCTAAATAAAAGGTGAGAAATTGATTTTCATGAAAAAAATTACAAAAGATAAGTTATTAGTTGTTTTATATAGTCTAATTGTAGGTTCGACATTTTATATGCTACTAGACAGATATCAGGAATTATGGCAAAAAGCAGCATTAGTAATGCTTGCTGTTATAACTATAGTATTGCACATTAGGAATGCGAACAGAACTTTATATTATAAACTTATTGACGATGTTCTGGTTACTCGCCAAATATTCTCTAAACAGAAAAAATATTGCTTAAATGCTGTTTCAAGTTGGACAGAAACTCAATATCATTTTCTGGAAGTTAATACTGCTCTAATTATAGTTTTAAACATGAAGGAAGGAACTAAACTCAGTTTGTCTAAAAGGAATTCTAAAGATTTTGAAAAGCTTTCAAACTATTTGAATGAAAATATTCCTGATGCTTTTGAAAGCAAGAAGTAATCCTTTATTATCATGATAATTAAAATAAAACCTCCAAATTTAGTATGCTAGATTTGGAGGTTTTCTTTATTCTAGAAAGCAATTCCAAATTGAAAACCAACCGTAAAAGTGCTCGGATGATCATTGCCAAAACGAACCGGCAACGGAACGGCTACATAATAACTACAATTGGTGCTTTTAATGTTTGTTTTATTGAATACGGGCGTGAATCCATATCTTCCGCTAGTTTCAAAAGCAAGTCTTCCTGCAAAAGTGTATCCTTTTCCTAATGCAACCAAAACTCCGGGATGAAACAATAAATTGGTTACTTTGCTTGTTCCGTTATCGTCTTTTATGTTGGGAACAAATTCAAGTGAAAATCCAATTTTTTCGCTTTTCCATATATTAATTCCGGTTGGGAAACCTACGGCATAATAATCTCTGAAATTAAGAGTCGTTTCGTCTTCGCTGAAAGTTACAATTGGATGCATGATCCCAAAATAACCCGTAATTTTAGGATATGTAGTTTGCGAAGAAACATTCAAACTGGATAATAATACTGTAATCAGAAAAGTTAATTTTAAATACATGGTTTTAGTCTTAGTTATAAAAACAAAGCTAAAAGTCAAGGCTCATTTAAAATAGAACCTTATTTACCTTTTGTATCTGAATTACTTTTTTTAGTTTTTTTTCGATAAGAAGATGGATTTTTCCCTGTATGCGCTTTAAAAATTCGTGTAAAATGACTTTGATCTGAAAATCCTGTCATGTAAGCAATTTCGGTTAGGGAATGTGTTGAGTTTGAAATAAGATTGATTGCTTTTTCAATTCGGAGTTTTCTAACGTATTCACCAAAATTCAGATCTTCAAAATGCTTCGAAAATTCCCTTGATAAATAAGAAGGATTTAAATCTAATTCATTCGAAATTTTCTTTAAATCGAAGGCAAATTGAGCATCGATTTGGTCTTGAATTATTTCTTTTAAATCTTTGACCCAAGTTGGTGTTTTGGCTGCAGATTTTTTGTCTTTCAGGAATTTATTATAAACCTCGTGAAGCAAATTCTCAAAAGGACTATTTTGTAAATGATTTTGTTTATAAAGATGCGTTGCCCAACTATATAAGGCATCGTAGAGAATCATTCCGCTTTCCAGTAGTTTACAATCGTCGGTAATATTATAAGAAAGTCCCGCAGAAATTGCCCAAAGTCCCGCCGATTCTTTGGCTATATCGTGCCGATCTGTATCTGCGCCGCGAACAATTCCGGCAATAATTAGAATTGCTGGATCATTGATTTCATACTTTTTAACGATGTAATCAAATGTACTTTGGTCGTTATAATGCGTAAACTCGACATCAGGAATATCAAACGGAATTGCATTTAGTTCTTTGGCTTTGTCCAAAACAAGACTAAAAGGCACATAAAAAAACTCGGCTTCCTGGTCAACAAATTTTTTAATTAACCAAGGACATGCAATTCGATCTATTTTTGGTCTTTCTCGGGTAATCCACCTCATTTTAAATGATTAAAGTCGTTTTGGTTCTCAAATCTACTTCATTTTTATTTATAAATGTAATCTTCAAAAAATTAAATAATCTCATGCCAATCATGTCCACATCCATTTTTGCATTCCGTTTCGCGACGTTCTGTATCTGTGATTTTAAAAATCCATAGAAGCGAAATAATTATTTTTTCATATTCACTTTCTGGTAATTCACTTAATTTGATGAAAGCAATTTTAGTCGAAAATTTAGTAAGTATAACTATTGGTGTAAAGGTTTGCTTGAGCGGAATACTTAAAATAGCTTTTTGATAAGAAGCTGAATTATAATCGGTTTTTTCAGGAATAGAATTAAAAATGAAAAATTTTAAACTTTCAAATGTCTTCTTAAAATCGAACTCAGAATTGCTCAAAATCAATTTTACACCTTCATTAAATTCAATTCTGTTTTGAGCTATTAAATTTATTTGTTTTTCGATTGTTTCCATTTAATCAAACGTCAAATTTTATATAAAAAAGCCACTTCTATATTGGAAATGGCTTTTCTTCTTTTGTTATCTAATTTTCTTTACAAATGCGCTATAAGCATTGTCTTTAATAGAAGTTCGGAGATAAACTTCGTTTTCGTCTTTTGTTTTAAATTCAAACTGAATTAAAGCTGCATCAGAATAATAAAACAAGGAATCATCATTTGCAAATTCAAGATTTGAAATAGGTTTCGTTGTCAATTTTGCCTCAAATGCTATTTCTCCATTCGTAATGTCAATTTGAAAAAGTTTTGCTTTGTGCGTATATCCAAATATATTATCACTTTCTTCAAGAATGTATTCGATATTATCGTCTTTAAAGTCCGTTTTCCAAAGCTGAGTTCCCGTTTTAGAATCTAACGCATATAAAGAAGAAACCGTTGTTCCTTGTGCTGCAAAGTATATTTTTTTGTCTTTGCAAACGATACGATCCTTAATATTAGATTGATTTTCATCTATTTTAAATTGCCATAAAATATCTGGTTTATTTGGGCTTAGAGCATAAACTATATCTTTTTCATTTGCAATAAATACATTTTCACCATCTGTTACAGGTTTTCCGTGTATAGGTTCTTCAAAGCTTTTTTGGTAAATAAGTTTTCCTGTATTTGCTTCAAAACTATAGAATTGAGTTCCGCTTTGAGTAAAAACTTTGTTGTCAAAATAGAGAACCGAAATATCATTGTTTGTAGAATCTAATTTGTAGTTCCATATTAAACTACCATCTTTTAGATCAAGCGCATAAATGTTATTGTTTGGGCTTTGCGTTGTAATAAACAGTTTCCCATCATGAATTACAGGAATTTGATCTTTTAGTATAATTTGATCTGTAATATTACCTAATCTTGTTTTCCAGAAAACAGCTCCGGTTTGATTATCAATTGCAAAAATTTCACCGTTAATAAACGGAACGTACACTACTCCATCTAATAATGTTATTTGATTTGCACACATTTCGGTGTGATTATCTGTAGCTTTTACGGTCCAGGCGATTGTCTCAGATTCTAAATCAAATGCAAAAAGAGAACCATCATAATCGTAAATTAAAACTAAAGCTTCGTCTAACGGAACTTTTGCAACAGCCTTTATTACTTTATTAGTAACGATATCATTAACCGTTAATTCTTTATTGTTTGAATAATTATTTTTGCTGGTTTTTGAAGTGTTTGGCGCTTGCCCAAACGTATTTATAACTGTAAATACAAGTAAAAGAGTTATTAGATTTTTTTTCATTTGCAAGATTTGGGGTTCATGATTTGATGTCTTTTGTTTGACAATAAGCTTGCCAAATAAAATAATATCTATGCCAAATGTAGTGAAAAATCATTTTAGCATTTAGATGATATTATAGTTCATTTATTTTTTTGAATCTCCTTGGTTTTAAACAGTATCAAGTCTTGTATTTGTTTAAGTTTTTGTTATTTTTACGGTCAATAATAAAATAGATATGAACAGAAAAGGTTGTCTTCCTCCGCCAAGATTTTAATATTTCTTAGAAATTTAAAAGTATGACTCGAATATTTTATTCGCTGCTTTGTTGTACTTAGAATTCTCGATTAAATTTTAATTTTAAAATCTTGTCCTTAACGGGATTGGTAGATAATTTATTTATGAAAAAATCATATTTATTATTACACTTTGCTGTAATACTAGCCGGCTTTACCGGTATTTTTGGAAAACTCATTTCCCTTAATGAAGCTTTATTAACTTGGTACAGAGTATTATATTCGGCCGTTATTCTGTTTCTAATTCTAAAACTTTTCAAAATTACTAATCGAACTACATTAAAAGAAAAGTTTGATATTGCAAAAATAGGTTTACTAATCACAATACATTGGGTTTTCTTTTATGCAAGTATTAAATATTCTAATATTTCTATAGGCGTTATTTGTTATTGTTTGACAAGTTTTTTTACTGCAATTTTTAAACCTTTGATTGAAAAGTCGAAGTTTAGAATCACCGAATTATTATTAAGTGCGTTGACATTGTTTGGTATCAGTCTGATTTTTCATTTTGATAGTTCTTATCAGTTGGCGATTGCGTTGGGTGTTGTTTCGTCAGCTTTTGCGGCACTTTACACAATTTATAATGAAAGATTAGTGAAAGTTTACAACTCGATGATTATCAATTATTATCAAATGATTGGCGGCACTATTGGTTTAGGAATTCTACTTCCTGTTTACCTTTATTTTTTTC
This genomic window from Flavobacterium sp. 9 contains:
- a CDS encoding serine hydrolase, translated to MFKNNRYSRKGTTILTSLLFICLASTPTFAQLTSQKIDLLMEDALTKFKVAGASIAIVKDGKIIHQKGYGVASIETKKAVNENTNFQIASNSKAFTTAALSILEDEGKLKWTDKVKDHIPEFKMYNDYVTENFNIQDLLTHRSGLGLGVGDLMFFPDGSNFTIKDVLNSFQYFKPVSAFRTQYDYDNLLYIVAGELIARTSGMSYEAFVQKRIIEPLQMNNSFAASNLIKDKSNLAVAHSSESGTIKTIDSFGIQMNGAAGGIISNVADMAKWMTVAMNKGQYGPDLKTTLFSEKNHNEMWRIHTVEEADQNPRYNSHFRGYGLGWELADVKGNLEVSHTGGLPGMLSIVKMYPDQNLGIVILTNTQNGGAGLFIAVSNAISDSYLGLDDFGWTDKMVTWMSQDEAGGDDVTKKVWEKAASSKNVKIKNEDFIGVYADKWFGEIEVFEKNKQLWFKSYRSPKLNGPMAFYNANTFAIKWEYRAMNCDAFAMFSLDETGKAQAIKMKGISPNIDFSFDFQDLDLKRVQK
- a CDS encoding MBOAT family protein, with the protein product MLFNSINFVLFLPFVFILYWFIAKGNLRLQNVILLVSSYFFYACWDWRFLFLLVFSTLLDYYTGIKMCDAKTEKAKKFWFWLSISVNLGFLGVFKYYNFFIESFSEILSGVGLKFDVWTLKIILPVGISFYTFHGLSYVIDIYKNRIKAEKNFIDYSLFVSFFPLLVAGPIERATHLLPQIQKKRTFDYANAVDGLRQILWGLFKKIVIADQCAEYANQIFNGSEAYSGSDHVLGAIFFTFQIYGDFSGYSDIALGTARLFGIELLRNFAFPYFSRDIAEFWRRWHISLSTWFRDYLYIPLGGSKGSMLMKVRNVLIIFIVSGLWHGANWTFVVWGLLNALYIMPSIVLNSNRNNLEIVAKGKYLPSLKDVFAIAITFGLTVFAWIFFRAESLSRAIQYISQIFSKSLFSVPTVRPSYLFVLLLIFILIEWFGREREYAIARLGLKWNRGFRYAMYYAIIIAVFWFGGKESQFIYFQF
- the lepB gene encoding signal peptidase I, with protein sequence MNISEWLVFILIMQFIHGLSTWKLYSKAGRKPLEAFIPIYNLIVLMKIINRPRWWVFLLFIPIINLIVIPVVWVETIRSFGKNSSFDTAAVLLTFGFYITFLNYTSKDLTYIENRDLTPRTKTGDTISSLLFAIIVATLVHTYVIQPFTIPSSSLEKTLLIGDYLFVSKIHFGARTPMTTVALPMVHDTIPFIGKKSYLFNDDVTKKETSILNKFQLPYFRFPAIETIQRNEIVVFNQPADTLRDMDNFKPDRNYYKPIDKKTNLVKRCVGIPGDSLEIRNGDIYINGKLSILPQSAKPQFNFIVDTKGVPINQDVLVNYYGAKEGMKYENGDFAQTRNGEYFLTLTDSEAKAIANNSVVKSVKKYLSPKGQNEDVFPHVASLGWNVDNFGPIYIPRKGATVKLDLKTLPFYKRIIQEYEKNTLKVNGNEIIINGKVSNSYTFKQDYYWMMGDNRQNSLDARFWGYVPFDHVLGKPVFIWFSWNKEGSGLNKIRWNRIFSVVNGNSEPKSYLIHFLVLVFLYVIGKRILKKKVKE
- a CDS encoding TlpA disulfide reductase family protein, which produces MKKLLLFALVIASQSFYAQTSVVKKPEYVILVNNEISTMAQVEKYGAEGYVKSMNKGVSEKERDELAKKFGDKIGDREFIFKIELYTEQEKLENDKKAKVQAIQFKKIAEPKNEFILNVEDKAKDFTLKLIDGKEVKLSDLKGKVVLVNFWATWCAPCLMELYDIPAKIITPNKDKDFVFLAISIGEKEAVVQKKVEKLRKDGIDFNFGLDPNSKIWNEYAKGSIPKSFIIDKEGVIKFESMGNTPNNLENMAAEIEKLLAK
- a CDS encoding chromate resistance protein ChrB domain-containing protein → MRWITRERPKIDRIACPWLIKKFVDQEAEFFYVPFSLVLDKAKELNAIPFDIPDVEFTHYNDQSTFDYIVKKYEINDPAILIIAGIVRGADTDRHDIAKESAGLWAISAGLSYNITDDCKLLESGMILYDALYSWATHLYKQNHLQNSPFENLLHEVYNKFLKDKKSAAKTPTWVKDLKEIIQDQIDAQFAFDLKKISNELDLNPSYLSREFSKHFEDLNFGEYVRKLRIEKAINLISNSTHSLTEIAYMTGFSDQSHFTRIFKAHTGKNPSSYRKKTKKSNSDTKGK
- a CDS encoding DUF5958 family protein, whose product is METIEKQINLIAQNRIEFNEGVKLILSNSEFDFKKTFESLKFFIFNSIPEKTDYNSASYQKAILSIPLKQTFTPIVILTKFSTKIAFIKLSELPESEYEKIIISLLWIFKITDTERRETECKNGCGHDWHEII
- a CDS encoding PQQ-binding-like beta-propeller repeat protein; its protein translation is MKKNLITLLLVFTVINTFGQAPNTSKTSKNNYSNNKELTVNDIVTNKVIKAVAKVPLDEALVLIYDYDGSLFAFDLESETIAWTVKATDNHTEMCANQITLLDGVVYVPFINGEIFAIDNQTGAVFWKTRLGNITDQIILKDQIPVIHDGKLFITTQSPNNNIYALDLKDGSLIWNYKLDSTNNDISVLYFDNKVFTQSGTQFYSFEANTGKLIYQKSFEEPIHGKPVTDGENVFIANEKDIVYALSPNKPDILWQFKIDENQSNIKDRIVCKDKKIYFAAQGTTVSSLYALDSKTGTQLWKTDFKDDNIEYILEESDNIFGYTHKAKLFQIDITNGEIAFEAKLTTKPISNLEFANDDSLFYYSDAALIQFEFKTKDENEVYLRTSIKDNAYSAFVKKIR
- a CDS encoding DMT family transporter, whose translation is MKKSYLLLHFAVILAGFTGIFGKLISLNEALLTWYRVLYSAVILFLILKLFKITNRTTLKEKFDIAKIGLLITIHWVFFYASIKYSNISIGVICYCLTSFFTAIFKPLIEKSKFRITELLLSALTLFGISLIFHFDSSYQLAIALGVVSSAFAALYTIYNERLVKVYNSMIINYYQMIGGTIGLGILLPVYLYFFPVESLIPNLKDTFYLILLSLFCTVGLYVSFAEVLKKIPAFTVNLSFNLEPIYAIVLAFMFFDESKQVNTSFYIGLFFVMISVILQSVISLRKSK